From the genome of Mixophyes fleayi isolate aMixFle1 chromosome 2, aMixFle1.hap1, whole genome shotgun sequence, one region includes:
- the DYRK1A gene encoding dual specificity tyrosine-phosphorylation-regulated kinase 1A — MHTGGETSACKPSSVRLAPSFSFHAAGLQMAGQMPHSHQQYSDRRQQNLNDQQVSALSYNDQIQQPLANQRRMPQTFREPTTAPLRKLSVDLIKTYKHINEVYYAKKKRRHQQGQGDDSSHKKERKVYNDGYDDDNYDYIVKNGEKWMDRYEIDSLIGKGSFGQVVKAYDRVEQEWVAIKIIKNKKAFLNQAQIEVRLLELMNKHDTEMKYYIVHLKRHFMFRNHLCLVFEMLSYNLYDLLRNTNFRGVSLNLTRKFAQQMCTALLFLATPELSIIHCDLKPENILLCNPKRSAIKIVDFGSSCQLGQRIYQYIQSRFYRSPEVLLGMPYDLAIDMWSLGCILVEMHTGEPLFSGANEVDQMNKIVEVLGIPTAHILDQAPKARKFFEKTPDGTWNLKKTKDVKKEYKPAGTRKLHIILGVETGGPGGRRGGESGHTVADYLKFKDLILRMLDYDPKTRIQPYYALQHSFFKKTADEGTNTSNSVSTSPAMEQSQSSGTTSSTSSSSGGSSGTSNSGRARSDPTHQHRHSGGHFTAAVQAMDCETHSPQVRQPFPPPVGWTVTEAPAQVTIETHPVQETTFHVPPSQQNVPHHHGNSSHHHHHLHHHHHHGQQSLGSRTRPRIYNSPSNSSSTQDSMEVGHSHHSMTSLSSSTTSSSTSSSSTGNQGNQAYQNRPMAANTLDFGQNGTMDVNLTVYSNPRQETGIAGHPAYQYSANTGPAHYVNEGHLTMRQGIDREESPMAGVCVQQSPVASS; from the exons GAGGAGAGACTTCAGCATGCAAACCGTCATCTGTTCGGCTTGCACCCTCATTTTCATTCCATGCTGCCGGTCTACAGATGGCTGGACAAATGCCACACTCTCATCAGCAGTACAGTGACCGGCGCCAGCAGAACCTAAATGACCAACAAGTATCTGCCTTATCTTACAATGACCAGATTCAGCAGCCGCTGGCCAACCAG CGGCGGATGCCCCAAACCTTTCGTGAGCCGACTACAGCACCTTTGCGGAAACTGTCAGTTGACTTGAtcaaaacatacaaacatattaaTGAG gtctactaTGCAAAAAAGAAGCGGCGGCATCAGCAGGGACAGGGCGACGACTCCAGTCACAAGAAGGAGAGGAAGGTTTACAACGACGGCTACGATGACGACAACTACGACTACATCGTGAAGAATGGGGAGAAGTGGATGGATCGCTATGAAATAGACTCTCTGATTGGAAAAGGTTCCTTCGGCCAG GTTGTGAAGGCATACGATCGCGTGGAGCAGGAGTGGGTGGCAATTAAAATTATAAAGAACAAGAAAGCTTTCCTAAATCAAGCCCAGATTGAAGTGCGACTTCTTGAGCTGATGAACAAACATGACACAGAGATGAAATACTATATTG TGCATTTGAAGCGTCATTTTATGTTCAGAAACCACCTCTGCCTCGTTTTTGAAATGCTCTCGTACAACCTCTACGACTTACTGCGCAACACCAACTTCCGCGGCGTCTCCCTGAACCTGACGCGGAAGTTTGCGCAGCAGATGTGCACGGCACTGCTATTCCTGGCGACTCCGGAACTTAGTATCATTCACTGTGACCTAAAGCCTGAGAATATCCTGCTGTGTAATCCCAAGCGCAGCGCCATTAAGATTGTGGACTTTGGAAGCTCGTGTCAGCTAGGGCAAAGG ATATACCAATATATTCAGTCTCGTTTTTATCGGTCTCCAGAGGTTTTGCTGGGAATGCCTTATGACCTTGCGATTGACATGTGGTCCCTCGGGTGCATTTTAGTAGAAATGCACACTGGAGAACCCCTCTTCAGTGGAGCCAATGAA GTCGACCAGATGAACAAAATTGTGGAAGTTTTAGGAATACCAACTGCTCACATCCTCGACCAAGCACCAAAAGCCAGAAAGTTCTTTGAGAAGACGCCCGATGGCACTTGGAACTTAAAGAAGACCAAAGACGTAAAAAAG GAGTACAAACCAGCAGGAACCagaaaacttcatattatacttGGAGTGGAAACTGGTGGACCGGGAGGACGGCGTGGGGGGGAATCGGGTCACACTGTAGCGGACTACTTGAAGTTTAAAGACCTGATTTTAAGGATGCTAGATTATGATCCCAAGACCCGGATCCAACCATACTATGCTCTGCAACATAGTTTCTTTAAAAAGACAGCTGACGAAGGTACCAACACAAGTAATAGTGTATCTACGAGTCCAGCGATGGAGCAGTCGCAGTCATCGGGAACCACCTCAAGCACGTCGTCTAGCTCAG GTGGTTCCTCTGGGACAAGTAACAGTGGAAGAGCAAGATCTGATCCAACTCATCAACATAGACACAGTGGAGGGcattttactgctgctgttcaagcTATGGACTGTGAGACACACAGTCCTCAG GTTCGACAACCGTTTCCTCCACCGGTGGGATGGACAGTCACTGAAGCCCCCGCACAGGTCACCATAGAAACCCACCCAGTCCAAGAAACTACATTTCATGTCCCCCCTTCACAACAAAATGTACCGCATCACCATGGGAATAGTtctcatcaccaccaccatcttcatcaccaccaccaccatggaCAGCAATCATTGGGTAGCCGGACGAGACCCAGGATCTACAACTCTCCGTCAAATAGCTCCTCCACCCAAGATTCTATGGAAGTTGGGCATAGCCACCACTCCATGACATCCTTGTCTTCCTCAACTACTTCTTCCTCAACATCTTCCTCGTCTACTGGCAACCAAGGCAATCAGGCCTACCAAAATCGCCCCATGGCTGCTAACACCTTGGACTTTGGACAGAATGGAACTATGGATGTTAATTTAACAGTCTATTCAAATCCTCGCCAAGAGACTGGCATCGCTGGGCACCCAGCATACCAATATTCTGCGAATACAGGCCCTGCCCACTATGTAAATGAGGGACATCTGACAATGAGGCAAGGGATTGATAGAGAAGAGTCTCCCATGGCCGGGGTTTGTGTTCAGCAAAGTCCTGTGGCTAGCTCGTGA